In Dysidea avara chromosome 3, odDysAvar1.4, whole genome shotgun sequence, a single window of DNA contains:
- the LOC136251413 gene encoding meiosis regulator and mRNA stability factor 1-like isoform X3: MYSHRMSDDQVARMMGLDIDDQPTPGGQSRLRERASSSSSSSDEDSMEEKAMKSKKIQHSKGKIRKNISKSSLSSGLSHFNSSGSEDEIQVVDTGRASKHSKGKSSGGSKGSGKKSAAQLEPVGIFWDIENCVVPPGRSAFHLVQKFRQNFVEGKREVEFMCVCDTLKETGEVITDLNKAHVTVVHVSAVAKNAADDKLRVSLRRFADTYNSPATVVMVTSDVNFSNDLHDLRHRHMFTVILVHNRNASDALKYTAHTTVMFDDFVRDIPTRGEDAAMRLSFGVKVTGFSSALSRYKVRDKLLHLSENCGGFIRDVSDIKSGAARIRFRTYDAAARAQRRIDGANMFGYPLTAVLEQPQQPQGRPQPMSWKVNDHPLLPPPQQLQPHPFQSRPHPPLPPHTNIPNNYNLASTFPPANFNPLNTSNPVLLPQYPKLPPSPMNKAGPPIMPSPPRITAGVPAEMYLPRPKPPPPQPVHVPNSLLGMPPPGAFMTQQHRQPPPPFLPPAHHVPDHDIIIVGGKGRIVINGIKGVKDKTLIPVLFSKLTGEVVKLCMMASVMIDQDLTIYWHNSMEYLIVVTVDLLKTCQVMQVSPSPSDILHNHVASRALLKRSCDVLLGQFRSEQLPWLVRPCTWSQLQEESIQIRSKVIEILKQQEFGWTSWTTLQLQYNMLVKGRMIVADQVNMCCQGAVELQGSNMATMIAILSEMSPNVGVTAEPSIPRRFIRMVKKYPQGVRLLNLVGMYWKEYGPLPIDKASGRKLLDLLLRQRQKGFMVDGNLSDWCSVMTRVVDGSKQSGEPGTELPLYPTLQQLFEEFRTLLLNTSYHSIPLDQFQPSYQKHFKRSFRTSNYGKDKMRDLLVECPHLKLINDTVYLTGSEGSAHVRPSITMATSNLLSSSSSESDADFSELHKSIKQILATAPDGKILLSDLQSRLKADRLVTNVGYTSQLLEECPFLKVEDTKEGKMVAWSEKWLAERKKAFAAECKEILSKSKNNEMDVKKFAEEFCRVFKRQLVCADYGSKKIVNMLESIPDVKVTTVDNQTTIKLTEDESNLPSMSLLKLQLEEYLWSCPDHICTLVKLRPNFESATSYKLDYSAYGYSKLTYMLEAMSDTIKLTGDGPNRLVMLQPLRKFACEVRRVLANYPSGLLFSTFASDFRSCLGYECIVGHYGSYTKLVQVFEGIPDTAKIVGEALARKVHLCHSEITDKTIIEPIQAAAAAAVSMPVKLGPVAWNTLVLLSSSDDHRIRLGDLAGHYNNACSRQLKLNDYGYSSMEKFLLAIPKIQVKEVGAHKYVTSSLPILFTRDAIAVMIWSENYSLKWNEFLFTYEAFTGEPFALKMYGSDLNQMLLSCEPWILTDIDGMNVSLRLPPFATKDEFIEAVNNSNVKLKMVTNDGLAAGKDYRRLISETKRLLLMSPTYSLTLQAIVEYFVDNNDPLCKSVDELRHILATTTHSLIVTDSTSVAVEIEARKKKLSKDLLYLFNECNVWKLSLLELADWYEQCFLQPLEAHLYGCNSVAELVKCKHINQILELDGTGNCCVLTYAGKLNILAAQMAEMVFTYRNQWVLIDCVDTYQRYFGTTLELSRLGLCSIEELLNKPTFKMIVGNDGGVLKLKSPALFTESLRHLLTLYDGKLQLDQLPDLFKQSFGQQGLIAEDTKIQEWLTKGSVLSVASQVVHLNNNQWIVWAPGAYKYPRRHNIQTISQHLPVSDKGRFAGSHVVTLPSAVNDYSHILHGNQVTMDSSSSSKLPITLSPSPGKKAGSGRMKMAIKFPSPRAKDDLPPALIDSDEEH; the protein is encoded by the exons ATGTACAGTCACAGGATGAGTGATGACCAAGTGGCTAGGATGATGGGACTGGACATAGATGACCAACCTACACCTGGTGGCCAATCACGTCTCAGGGAACgagccagcagcagcagtagtagcAGTGACGAAGATAGCATGGAAGAAAAGGCAATGAAATCAAAGAAAATCCAACACTCTAAGGGCAAAATTAGAAAGAACATCAGCAAATCTAGTCTCTCAAGTGGCCTATCCCATTTCAATAGCTCAGGAAGTGAAGATGAAATTCAAGTAGTTGACACTGGTAGAGCTAGTAAGCATTCAAAAGGGAAGTCTAGTGGTGGCAGTAAAGGCTCTGGCAAGAAATCTGCAGCACAGCTGGAACCAGTTGGGATATTCTGGGATATTGAGAACTGCGTAGTCCCTCCTGGACGTTCAGCATTTCACCTTGTCCAGAAATTCCGACAAAACTTTGTGGAAGGAAAACGTGAAGTGGAGTTCATGTGTGTCTGTGACACTTTGAAAGAAACTGGTGAAGTTATCACTGATCTAAATAAAGCACAT GTTACTGTAGTACATGTTAGTGCCGTTGCCAAAAATGCAGCAGATGACAAACTTCGTGTCAGTTTACGTCGTTTTGCTGACACCTACAATTCTCCAGCTACTGTTGTCATGGTTACCAGTGATGTCAATTTTTCCAATGACCTTCATGACCTCAGGCACAGACACATGTTCACGGTTATACTGGTGCACAACAGAAATGCATCTGATGCACTCAAGTACACAGCACACACTACAGTGATGTTTGATGATTTTGTGAGAGATATTCCAACTAGAGGAGAAGATGCG GCAATGAGGTTGAGTTTTGGTGTTAAAGTGACAGGGTTCTCCTCAGCTTTGTCTCGGTACAAGGTGCGGGACAAGTTGCTCCATCTGTCAGAGAATTGTGGAGGCTTCATCAGAGATGTGAGTGACATTAAGAGTGGAGCAGCTCGCATCCGCTTCAGGACGTATGATGCTGCAGCGAG AGCTCAGCGCAGGATCGATGGTGCCAACATGTTTGGTTATCCGCTAACTGCAGTCTTGGAACAACCACAGCAACCACAAGGCCGTCCTCAACCAATGTCATGGAAAGTCAATGATCATCCACTGCTACCTCCTCCACAGCAGCTACAGCCACACCCATTCCAGTCACGCCCACACCCTCCTCTACCACCACATACAAACATACCCAACAACTACAACTTGGCTTCAACCTTCCCACCTGCCAACTTCAATCCTCTGAACACCAGTAATCCCGTGTTGTTGCCTCAGTATCCTAAACTCCCTCCTTCCCCAATGAACAAGGCTGGTCCACCAATTATGCCTAGTCCACCGAGGATTACAGCTGGAGTTCCTGCTGAGATGTACCTTCCTCGGCCCAAGCCTCCTCCACCTCAACCTGTCCATGTTCCAAACTCTCTTTTGGGCATGCCTCCCCCTGGGGCATTTATGACACAGCAGCATCGTCAGCCACCCCCACCATTCTTACCACCTGCTCACCATGTTCCTGATCATGATATAATCATAGTTGGTGGGAAGGGACGAATTGTTATTAATGGGATCAAGGGGGTCAAGGACAAGACATTAATACCTGTACTGTTTAGCAAACTTACTGGAGAAGTAGTCAAGCTGTGTATGATGGCATCTGTGATG ATTGACCAAGACTTGACCATTTACTGGCACAACTCAATGGAATACCTTATAGTGGTTACTGTGGACCTGTTGAAAACCTGTCAGGTGATGCAGGTGAGCCCCTCTCCCTCTGACATCCTGCACAATCACGTTGCTAGCCGTGCACTGCTCAAGAGGAGCTGTGATGTGTTGTTAGGACAATTCCGGTCTGAGCAGTTACCATGGCTGGTGCGACCATGTACCTGGTCCCAGCTTCAAGAGGAGAGCATCCAGATCAG GTCTAAAGTTATTGAGATACTGAAACAACAAGAGTTTGGCTGGACTAGCTGGACTaccttacaactacagtacaataTGTTGGTGAAGGGTAGGATGATCGTTGCCGACCAGGTCAACATGTGTTGTCAAGGAGCAGTGGAGCTACAGGGCAGCAACATGGCTACGATGATTGCTATTCTGTCAGAGATGAGTCCTAATGTTGGGGTGACTGCTGAACCATCCATCCCTCGGAGGTTTATTAGAATGGTGAAGAAGTACCCCCAAGGAGTGCGCTTGTTGAA TTTGGTGGGCATGTATTGGAAGGAATATGGACCCTTACCGATAGACAAGGCTAGTGGCAGGAAGTTGCTGGACTTGTTGTTGAGACAGAGACAGAAGGGGTTTATGGTGGATGGTAACCTTAGTGATTGGTGTAGTGTGATGACTAGGGTAGTGGATGGTAGCAAACAGTCTGGTGAGCCAg GTACAGAGTTACCACTTTACCCAACCCTGCAGCAGTTGTTTGAAGAGTTCAGGACATTACTGCTCAATACTTCTTATCATAGTATTCCATTAGA TCAGTTCCAGCCGTCCTACCAGAAGCACTTCAAGAGAAGTTTCCGTACCTCCAACTATGGCAAGGACAAGATGAGGGACCTACTGGTAGAGTGTCCTCACTTAAAACTGATTAATGACACTGTCTACCTGACTGGGTCTGAGGGGTCAGCTCATGTGAGGCCTTCTATTACCATGGCTACATCCAACCTGTTGTCATCTAGTTCATCTGAATCAG ATGCTGATTTCTCAGAGCTACACAAGTCCATTAAACAAATCCTGGCTACTGCTCCTGATGGAAAGATATTGTTGAG TGATTTGCAGTCGCGTCTGAAGGCAGACAGGTTGGTCACTAATGTAGGCTACACCTCTCAGTTGCTGGAAGAGTGTCCATTTCTGAAG GTGGAAGATACCAAAGAAGGCAAGATGGTGGCATGGTCAGAGAAATGGCTAGCTGAAAGGAAGAAGGCATTTGCTGCAGAGTGCAAGGAGATACTCAGTAAAAGCAAGAACAACGAAATGGATGTGAAGAAGTTTGCTGAAGAATTTTGCCGCGTTTTCAAACGCCAGTTGGTCTGCGCGGACTATGGAAGCAAAAAAATCGTGAATATGTTGGAAAGCATACCAGATGTAAAG GTGACTACAGTTGATAACCAGACTACTATCAAGCTGACTGAAGATG AATCCAATCTTCCTAGCATGTCACTACTGAAGCTACAATTGGAGGAGTACCTTTGGAGTTGTCCTGATCACATTTGTACACTGGTGAAGTTAAGGCCAAACTTTGAGTCAGCAACAAGCTACAAGCTTGACTACTCTGCCTATGGCTATTCTAAACTAACTTACATGCTGGAGGCTATGAGTGATACCATAAAG CTCACTGGAGATGGTCCTAATCGTCTGGTGATGTTGCAGCCATTGAGGAAGTTTGCATGTGAGGTTCGTCGAGTACTGGCAAACTATCCTAGTGGTTTATTGTTCAGTACCTTTGCCTCTGACTTCCGGAGTTGTTTGGGGTATGAGTGTATTGTTGGACACTATGGTAGCTATACCAAACTGGTCCAAGTGTTTGAAGGGATTCCTGATACAGCTAAG ATTGTTGGTGAAGCTCTAGCTAGGAAGGTTCATCTTTGCCACTCAGAAATCACCGACAAAACCATCATAG AACCAATCCAAGCTGCTGCAGCTGCTGCAGTGTCTATGCCAGTCAAACTGGGTCCTGTGGCATGGAACACTTTAGTGTTGTTGTCTTCAAGTGATGATCACAGGATAAGATTGGGGGACCTAGCCGGCCATTACAATAATGCATGCTCTCGTCAACTAAAGTTAAACGACTATGGATACAGTAGCATGGAGAAATTCCTTTTGGCTATTCCAAAAATTCAG GTGAAGGAGGTTGGAGCTCACAAATATGTCACTAGTTCCCTACCAATACTGTTCACAAGAGATGCCATTGCAGTTATGATATGGAGTGAAAACTACTCACTGAAGTGGAATGAGTTCTTGTTTACTTATGAAGCATTCACTGGTGAACCATTTGCCCTAAAGATGTACGGGTCAGACCTCAACCAGATGTTGTTGAGCTGTGAACCATGGATATTG acTGATATAGATGGCATGAACGTGAGCTTGAGACTGCCACCTTTTGCTACTAAGGATGAATTTATTGAAGCag TCAACAATTCTAATGTTAAACTGAAGATGGTTACTAATGATGGATTAGCAGCAGGCAAAGATTATCGACGTTTGATTTCGGAGACTAAACGACTGCTGTTGATGTCACCAACATATTCACTGACACTGCAAGCAATTGTGGAATACTTTGTTGACAATAATGACCCTCTATGTAAATCTGTCGATGAGCTACGCCATATCCTGGCAACCACCACACACAGTTTGATT GTCACAGACTCTACATCTGTTGCAGTAGAAATTGAGGCTCGCAAGAAGAAGCTGTCCAAGGACTTGCTGTATTTGTTTAACGAGTGCAATGTATGGAAGCTGAGCTTATTAGAACTAGCTGACTGGTACGAGCAGTGCTTCTTGCAACCCCTGGAAGCACACTTGTATGGCTGTAATAGTGTTGCTGAGCTGGTCAAGTGCAAGCACATTAATCAAATCTTGGAG TTGGATGGTACTGGGAATTGTTGTGTGTTAACTTACGCTGGCAAGCTCAACATACTGGCAGCACAAATGGCTGAGATGGTCTTCACCTACAGGAACCAGTGGGTGCTAATTGACTGTGTGGACACTTATCAGAGGTACTTTGGCACCACCCTGGAGTTGAGCAGGCTGGGATTGTGTAGTATTGAGGAGCTGCTGAATAAGCCAACCTTCAAAATGATTGTTGGG AATGATGGTGGGGTACTGAAGTTAAAGTCACCAGCCTTGTTCACCGAGTCATTACGTCACTTACTCACCCTTTATGATGGTAAACTACAACTGGACCAACTACCAGACCTTTTCAAGCAGTCCTTCGGCCAACAGGGGCTGATCGCAGAGGACACTAAAATCCAAGAATGGCTGACCAAGGGAAGTGTTCTTTCTGTGGCCTCACAAGTTGTCCACCTCAATAATAATCAATGGATTGTCTGGGCACCGGGTGCATACAAGTATCCAAGACGTCATAACATCCAAACCATTTCACAACACTTGCCAGTATCAGACAAGGGAAGATTTGCTGGTAGCCATGTTGTTACCTTACCATCTGCTGTTAATGACTATTCCCATATTTTACATGGAAATCAGGTCACAATGgacagcagcagtagcagcaagcTTCCTATTACCTTGTCTCCTTCTCCTGGGAAGAAGGCTGGCAGTGGCAGAATGAAAATGGCCATCAAGTTTCCTTCCCCGAGAGCCAAAGATGATCTGCCCCCTGCATTGATCGACTCAGATGAAGAACACTGA
- the LOC136251413 gene encoding meiosis regulator and mRNA stability factor 1-like isoform X4: MSAAKKRSQFQATFPVWVGSLDASVNEDVLLGAFQHFGKVQSAVVQRDEFGRSKSFGYVNFASVSAAEKAANTMNSKTVAGQKIKTKGPKVLQKEGYFVSGKDYRPFTDCRFFMKRGYCKNERKKLCPYRHNDIARSTTILCKKWQDRDCLDVNCFMLHPGGLGVKRSSGSNEEEGMYYDDDDDDDVQFMSDSDDDDDDDSSESDEEVGDTVMYSHRMSDDQVARMMGLDIDDQPTPGGQSRLRERASSSSSSSDEDSMEEKAMKSKKIQHSKGKIRKNISKSSLSSGLSHFNSSGSEDEIQVVDTGRASKHSKGKSSGGSKGSGKKSAAQLEPVGIFWDIENCVVPPGRSAFHLVQKFRQNFVEGKREVEFMCVCDTLKETGEVITDLNKAHVTVVHVSAVAKNAADDKLRVSLRRFADTYNSPATVVMVTSDVNFSNDLHDLRHRHMFTVILVHNRNASDALKYTAHTTVMFDDFVRDIPTRGEDAAMRLSFGVKVTGFSSALSRYKVRDKLLHLSENCGGFIRDVSDIKSGAARIRFRTYDAAARAQRRIDGANMFGYPLTAVLEQPQQPQGRPQPMSWKVNDHPLLPPPQQLQPHPFQSRPHPPLPPHTNIPNNYNLASTFPPANFNPLNTSNPVLLPQYPKLPPSPMNKAGPPIMPSPPRITAGVPAEMYLPRPKPPPPQPVHVPNSLLGMPPPGAFMTQQHRQPPPPFLPPAHHVPDHDIIIVGGKGRIVINGIKGVKDKTLIPVLFSKLTGEVVKLCMMASVMIDQDLTIYWHNSMEYLIVVTVDLLKTCQVMQVSPSPSDILHNHVASRALLKRSCDVLLGQFRSEQLPWLVRPCTWSQLQEESIQIRSKVIEILKQQEFGWTSWTTLQLQYNMLVKGRMIVADQVNMCCQGAVELQGSNMATMIAILSEMSPNVGVTAEPSIPRRFIRMVKKYPQGVRLLNLVGMYWKEYGPLPIDKASGRKLLDLLLRQRQKGFMVDGNLSDWCSVMTRVVDGSKQSGEPGTELPLYPTLQQLFEEFRTLLLNTSYHSIPLDQFQPSYQKHFKRSFRTSNYGKDKMRDLLVECPHLKLINDTVYLTGSEGSAHVRPSITMATSNLLSSSSSESDADFSELHKSIKQILATAPDGKILLSDLQSRLKADRLVTNVGYTSQLLEECPFLKVEDTKEGKMVAWSEKWLAERKKAFAAECKEILSKSKNNEMDVKKFAEEFCRVFKRQLVCADYGSKKIVNMLESIPDVKVTTVDNQTTIKLTEDESNLPSMSLLKLQLEEYLWSCPDHICTLVKLRPNFESATSYKLDYSAYGYSKLTYMLEAMSDTIKLTGDGPNRLVMLQPLRKFACEVRRVLANYPSGLLFSTFASDFRSCLGYECIVGHYGSYTKLVQVFEGIPDTAKIVGEALARKVHLCHSEITDKTIIEPIQAAAAAAVSMPVKLGPVAWNTLVLLSSSDDHRIRLGDLAGHYNNACSRQLKLNDYGYSSMEKFLLAIPKIQVKEVGAHKYVTSSLPILFTRDAIAVMIWSENYSLKWNEFLFTYEAFTGEPFALKMYGSDLNQMLLSCEPWILGHSSSRFSWLLGCPSLLDRC, encoded by the exons ATGTCGGCTGCAAAAAAGAGAAGCCAGTTCCAGGCAACCTTTCCCGTATGGGTGGGATCGCTTGACGCCAGCGTCAACGAGGACGTTCTGTTGGGCGCTTTCCAGCATTTCGGGAAAGTTCAAAGCGCGGTAGTTCAAAGGGATGAGTTTGGAAGATCAAAGTCTTTCGGCTATGTTAATTTCGCGTCAGTGTCGGCAGCTGAGAAGGCGGCAAACACCATGAACTCCAAGACCGTGGCTGGACAGAAGATTAAAACAAAAGGACCTAAAGTGTTGCAGAAGGAAGGTTACTTTGTGAGCGGGAAGGATTATAGGCCGTTCACTGATTGCCGTTTCTTTATGAAGAGAGGATACTGCAAGAATGAGAGAAAGAAG TTATGCCCTTATCGACACAATGATATTGCTCGGAGCACCACCATTCTATGCAAGAAGTGGCAGGATAGAGATTGTCTTGATGTGAACTGCTTTATGCTCCACCCTGGTGGTTTAG GAGTCAAAAGATCATCAGGCAGTAATGAGGAGGAAGGG AtgtattatgatgatgatgatgatgatgatgtgcagTTCATGTCTGACtcagatgatgatgacgatgatgataGCTCTGAATCTGATGAAGAAGTTG GTGACACGGTCATGTACAGTCACAGGATGAGTGATGACCAAGTGGCTAGGATGATGGGACTGGACATAGATGACCAACCTACACCTGGTGGCCAATCACGTCTCAGGGAACgagccagcagcagcagtagtagcAGTGACGAAGATAGCATGGAAGAAAAGGCAATGAAATCAAAGAAAATCCAACACTCTAAGGGCAAAATTAGAAAGAACATCAGCAAATCTAGTCTCTCAAGTGGCCTATCCCATTTCAATAGCTCAGGAAGTGAAGATGAAATTCAAGTAGTTGACACTGGTAGAGCTAGTAAGCATTCAAAAGGGAAGTCTAGTGGTGGCAGTAAAGGCTCTGGCAAGAAATCTGCAGCACAGCTGGAACCAGTTGGGATATTCTGGGATATTGAGAACTGCGTAGTCCCTCCTGGACGTTCAGCATTTCACCTTGTCCAGAAATTCCGACAAAACTTTGTGGAAGGAAAACGTGAAGTGGAGTTCATGTGTGTCTGTGACACTTTGAAAGAAACTGGTGAAGTTATCACTGATCTAAATAAAGCACAT GTTACTGTAGTACATGTTAGTGCCGTTGCCAAAAATGCAGCAGATGACAAACTTCGTGTCAGTTTACGTCGTTTTGCTGACACCTACAATTCTCCAGCTACTGTTGTCATGGTTACCAGTGATGTCAATTTTTCCAATGACCTTCATGACCTCAGGCACAGACACATGTTCACGGTTATACTGGTGCACAACAGAAATGCATCTGATGCACTCAAGTACACAGCACACACTACAGTGATGTTTGATGATTTTGTGAGAGATATTCCAACTAGAGGAGAAGATGCG GCAATGAGGTTGAGTTTTGGTGTTAAAGTGACAGGGTTCTCCTCAGCTTTGTCTCGGTACAAGGTGCGGGACAAGTTGCTCCATCTGTCAGAGAATTGTGGAGGCTTCATCAGAGATGTGAGTGACATTAAGAGTGGAGCAGCTCGCATCCGCTTCAGGACGTATGATGCTGCAGCGAG AGCTCAGCGCAGGATCGATGGTGCCAACATGTTTGGTTATCCGCTAACTGCAGTCTTGGAACAACCACAGCAACCACAAGGCCGTCCTCAACCAATGTCATGGAAAGTCAATGATCATCCACTGCTACCTCCTCCACAGCAGCTACAGCCACACCCATTCCAGTCACGCCCACACCCTCCTCTACCACCACATACAAACATACCCAACAACTACAACTTGGCTTCAACCTTCCCACCTGCCAACTTCAATCCTCTGAACACCAGTAATCCCGTGTTGTTGCCTCAGTATCCTAAACTCCCTCCTTCCCCAATGAACAAGGCTGGTCCACCAATTATGCCTAGTCCACCGAGGATTACAGCTGGAGTTCCTGCTGAGATGTACCTTCCTCGGCCCAAGCCTCCTCCACCTCAACCTGTCCATGTTCCAAACTCTCTTTTGGGCATGCCTCCCCCTGGGGCATTTATGACACAGCAGCATCGTCAGCCACCCCCACCATTCTTACCACCTGCTCACCATGTTCCTGATCATGATATAATCATAGTTGGTGGGAAGGGACGAATTGTTATTAATGGGATCAAGGGGGTCAAGGACAAGACATTAATACCTGTACTGTTTAGCAAACTTACTGGAGAAGTAGTCAAGCTGTGTATGATGGCATCTGTGATG ATTGACCAAGACTTGACCATTTACTGGCACAACTCAATGGAATACCTTATAGTGGTTACTGTGGACCTGTTGAAAACCTGTCAGGTGATGCAGGTGAGCCCCTCTCCCTCTGACATCCTGCACAATCACGTTGCTAGCCGTGCACTGCTCAAGAGGAGCTGTGATGTGTTGTTAGGACAATTCCGGTCTGAGCAGTTACCATGGCTGGTGCGACCATGTACCTGGTCCCAGCTTCAAGAGGAGAGCATCCAGATCAG GTCTAAAGTTATTGAGATACTGAAACAACAAGAGTTTGGCTGGACTAGCTGGACTaccttacaactacagtacaataTGTTGGTGAAGGGTAGGATGATCGTTGCCGACCAGGTCAACATGTGTTGTCAAGGAGCAGTGGAGCTACAGGGCAGCAACATGGCTACGATGATTGCTATTCTGTCAGAGATGAGTCCTAATGTTGGGGTGACTGCTGAACCATCCATCCCTCGGAGGTTTATTAGAATGGTGAAGAAGTACCCCCAAGGAGTGCGCTTGTTGAA TTTGGTGGGCATGTATTGGAAGGAATATGGACCCTTACCGATAGACAAGGCTAGTGGCAGGAAGTTGCTGGACTTGTTGTTGAGACAGAGACAGAAGGGGTTTATGGTGGATGGTAACCTTAGTGATTGGTGTAGTGTGATGACTAGGGTAGTGGATGGTAGCAAACAGTCTGGTGAGCCAg GTACAGAGTTACCACTTTACCCAACCCTGCAGCAGTTGTTTGAAGAGTTCAGGACATTACTGCTCAATACTTCTTATCATAGTATTCCATTAGA TCAGTTCCAGCCGTCCTACCAGAAGCACTTCAAGAGAAGTTTCCGTACCTCCAACTATGGCAAGGACAAGATGAGGGACCTACTGGTAGAGTGTCCTCACTTAAAACTGATTAATGACACTGTCTACCTGACTGGGTCTGAGGGGTCAGCTCATGTGAGGCCTTCTATTACCATGGCTACATCCAACCTGTTGTCATCTAGTTCATCTGAATCAG ATGCTGATTTCTCAGAGCTACACAAGTCCATTAAACAAATCCTGGCTACTGCTCCTGATGGAAAGATATTGTTGAG TGATTTGCAGTCGCGTCTGAAGGCAGACAGGTTGGTCACTAATGTAGGCTACACCTCTCAGTTGCTGGAAGAGTGTCCATTTCTGAAG GTGGAAGATACCAAAGAAGGCAAGATGGTGGCATGGTCAGAGAAATGGCTAGCTGAAAGGAAGAAGGCATTTGCTGCAGAGTGCAAGGAGATACTCAGTAAAAGCAAGAACAACGAAATGGATGTGAAGAAGTTTGCTGAAGAATTTTGCCGCGTTTTCAAACGCCAGTTGGTCTGCGCGGACTATGGAAGCAAAAAAATCGTGAATATGTTGGAAAGCATACCAGATGTAAAG GTGACTACAGTTGATAACCAGACTACTATCAAGCTGACTGAAGATG AATCCAATCTTCCTAGCATGTCACTACTGAAGCTACAATTGGAGGAGTACCTTTGGAGTTGTCCTGATCACATTTGTACACTGGTGAAGTTAAGGCCAAACTTTGAGTCAGCAACAAGCTACAAGCTTGACTACTCTGCCTATGGCTATTCTAAACTAACTTACATGCTGGAGGCTATGAGTGATACCATAAAG CTCACTGGAGATGGTCCTAATCGTCTGGTGATGTTGCAGCCATTGAGGAAGTTTGCATGTGAGGTTCGTCGAGTACTGGCAAACTATCCTAGTGGTTTATTGTTCAGTACCTTTGCCTCTGACTTCCGGAGTTGTTTGGGGTATGAGTGTATTGTTGGACACTATGGTAGCTATACCAAACTGGTCCAAGTGTTTGAAGGGATTCCTGATACAGCTAAG ATTGTTGGTGAAGCTCTAGCTAGGAAGGTTCATCTTTGCCACTCAGAAATCACCGACAAAACCATCATAG AACCAATCCAAGCTGCTGCAGCTGCTGCAGTGTCTATGCCAGTCAAACTGGGTCCTGTGGCATGGAACACTTTAGTGTTGTTGTCTTCAAGTGATGATCACAGGATAAGATTGGGGGACCTAGCCGGCCATTACAATAATGCATGCTCTCGTCAACTAAAGTTAAACGACTATGGATACAGTAGCATGGAGAAATTCCTTTTGGCTATTCCAAAAATTCAG GTGAAGGAGGTTGGAGCTCACAAATATGTCACTAGTTCCCTACCAATACTGTTCACAAGAGATGCCATTGCAGTTATGATATGGAGTGAAAACTACTCACTGAAGTGGAATGAGTTCTTGTTTACTTATGAAGCATTCACTGGTGAACCATTTGCCCTAAAGATGTACGGGTCAGACCTCAACCAGATGTTGTTGAGCTGTGAACCATGGATATTG GGCCACAGTTCTAGCAGATTTTCATGGTTACTTGGTTGTCCATCtctactagacagatgctaa